One segment of Geomonas ferrireducens DNA contains the following:
- a CDS encoding NAD(P)-dependent alcohol dehydrogenase, which yields MYKAKAYSAASATAPLASTVIQRREPTERDVQIEILYCGICHSDLHTVRDEWNSVMPTIYPCVPGHEIVGRVTKVGSAVTKFKPGDLAGVGCLVDSDHTCPSCKADLEQFCGNATFTYNSPDKHLGGVTYGGYSDSIVVDEHFVLHVPANLELAGVAPLLCAGITTYSPIHRWGDIKGKKVGVVGLGGLGHMGVKFAKAFGAHVVVFTTSPGKKEDALRLGADEVIISTDAEQMKQHAGTFNFILDTVAADHDLNAYINMLGLEGNITLVGAPDKPLALSSFALLFGRRSVSGSLIGGLAETQEMLDFCGKHNITSDVEIIPIQRVNEAYERLVKSDVKYRFSIDMASLKSE from the coding sequence ATGTACAAAGCAAAAGCCTACTCCGCCGCAAGCGCGACCGCACCGCTGGCATCCACGGTCATTCAGCGCCGGGAACCGACCGAGCGCGACGTCCAGATCGAAATCCTTTACTGCGGCATCTGCCACTCCGACCTGCACACGGTGCGCGACGAGTGGAACAGCGTCATGCCCACCATCTATCCCTGCGTTCCGGGACACGAGATCGTAGGGCGCGTAACCAAGGTCGGCTCCGCGGTCACAAAATTCAAACCCGGAGACCTCGCGGGCGTCGGCTGCCTGGTCGACTCCGACCACACCTGCCCCAGTTGCAAGGCGGACCTCGAGCAGTTCTGCGGCAACGCGACCTTCACCTACAACTCCCCCGACAAGCACCTAGGCGGCGTCACCTACGGCGGCTACTCGGACAGCATCGTCGTAGACGAGCACTTCGTACTGCACGTCCCGGCGAACCTGGAGCTCGCCGGAGTCGCACCGCTACTTTGCGCCGGGATCACCACCTATTCCCCGATCCACCGCTGGGGCGACATCAAGGGGAAAAAGGTCGGCGTGGTCGGTCTTGGCGGCCTGGGGCACATGGGGGTCAAGTTCGCCAAGGCCTTCGGCGCCCACGTCGTGGTATTCACCACCTCCCCCGGCAAGAAGGAGGATGCGCTGCGCCTGGGTGCCGACGAGGTGATCATCTCCACCGACGCCGAGCAGATGAAACAGCACGCGGGGACCTTCAACTTCATCCTGGACACCGTCGCGGCAGATCATGACTTGAACGCGTACATCAACATGCTCGGACTTGAAGGGAACATCACCCTGGTCGGCGCGCCGGACAAACCGCTCGCGCTCTCCTCCTTCGCCCTTCTGTTCGGTAGGCGCAGCGTCTCAGGTTCGCTGATCGGTGGGCTTGCCGAGACCCAGGAAATGCTCGATTTCTGCGGCAAGCACAACATCACCTCCGACGTGGAGATCATCCCGATCCAGCGGGTCAACGAGGCGTACGAGAGGCTGGTGAAGTCGGACGTGAAGTACCGTTTCTCCATCGACATGGCCTCCCTCAAATCCGAATAA
- a CDS encoding carboxymuconolactone decarboxylase family protein encodes MSKQEEGKGMSDLEAVAPEFARLTKDFLFGEIWERPELSPRDKSLITVTCLVALNRIEQVEFHLKKGLENGLTKEELVAAITHIAFYAGWPTAASGFAHLKHVIDSMQE; translated from the coding sequence ATGTCAAAGCAAGAAGAAGGTAAAGGGATGAGCGATCTGGAGGCGGTTGCACCGGAGTTCGCGAGACTGACCAAGGATTTCCTTTTCGGCGAAATATGGGAGCGCCCGGAACTCTCGCCGCGGGATAAGAGCCTGATCACGGTCACCTGTCTCGTGGCGCTGAACCGGATCGAACAGGTGGAGTTCCACCTCAAAAAGGGATTGGAAAACGGGCTGACAAAGGAAGAGCTGGTGGCAGCCATAACGCACATCGCCTTCTACGCAGGCTGGCCTACGGCAGCCTCTGGGTTCGCCCACCTAAAGCATGTGATCGACAGCATGCAGGAGTGA
- a CDS encoding aldehyde ferredoxin oxidoreductase family protein — MSAKPGYYGKILNIDLSTGKSETVPVSHRDLDLFVGGQGLGMKLLWDRLKKPGVDALSPENPLMFIPGPFSGLPVPSSSRTCVVTKSPITAPLASDHPHASTVTYSNMGGFFGPELRFAGYDGLVITGKARELSYIVIDDGKVEIRDARKFRGMRTDAFDKAFLEELGDRKFKTVYIGPAGEKLVPYSSIIHTAGRAAGRGGSGCVMGSKNLKGIAVKGTGQPSVADHERFLAALDKARKALYGTAYAKSWAEQGTARAIVGNSNAGTESVRNYREGTFTEADKIGGDAARRDVWVRDIACFCCPLACKKSGVTKGKYGGVVHDGPEYETGVMLGSNLMISDMPGLLKAITVIDDLGLDQISTGNVIGFLMEAYEKGMIDRKFLDGIDLKWGSVDATLAMIEKIAARDGVGELAGKGVAGLARHIGQGSEKFAIHVKGLELAAHNIQANQPRGLSYATASRGACHMSGDNIAMQNRRAMLDSTGMCFFPTFEPALEEPMLELLSAITGHEYNKKEFEKAGERIFNLEKVFNYREGFRRADDRLPDRFFEDAFTIGAKKGAVLDRKEFEAMLTRYYKDRGWDPESTKPGTAKLKELGLDFI; from the coding sequence ATGAGCGCGAAACCTGGATACTACGGCAAGATATTGAACATTGACCTCTCCACCGGGAAAAGCGAGACGGTCCCCGTTTCCCACCGCGATCTGGACCTGTTCGTCGGCGGTCAGGGGCTCGGCATGAAGCTCCTTTGGGACCGTCTGAAGAAACCGGGAGTCGATGCGCTTTCCCCCGAAAACCCGCTCATGTTCATCCCGGGACCGTTCTCCGGGCTACCAGTGCCGTCGTCGTCGAGGACCTGCGTCGTCACCAAGTCCCCCATCACCGCACCGTTGGCTTCCGATCACCCTCACGCCTCTACGGTCACCTATTCCAACATGGGCGGGTTCTTCGGGCCCGAGCTCCGTTTCGCGGGATACGACGGCCTGGTGATCACGGGAAAGGCCAGGGAACTCAGCTACATCGTCATCGACGACGGCAAGGTGGAGATCCGGGATGCCCGGAAGTTCAGGGGGATGCGGACCGACGCATTCGACAAGGCTTTCCTCGAAGAGCTCGGCGACCGCAAATTCAAGACCGTCTACATCGGCCCCGCCGGTGAAAAGCTCGTCCCCTACTCCAGCATCATCCACACCGCCGGAAGGGCGGCAGGACGCGGCGGCTCAGGCTGCGTCATGGGCTCCAAGAACCTGAAAGGGATCGCGGTCAAGGGAACGGGGCAGCCGAGCGTCGCCGATCACGAACGTTTTCTCGCGGCATTGGATAAGGCGAGAAAGGCCCTCTACGGCACAGCCTACGCCAAGTCGTGGGCCGAGCAGGGAACCGCCCGGGCCATCGTAGGCAACAGCAACGCCGGGACCGAGTCGGTGCGCAACTACCGCGAAGGGACCTTCACCGAGGCGGACAAAATCGGCGGGGACGCTGCACGGCGCGACGTATGGGTAAGGGACATAGCCTGTTTCTGCTGTCCTCTCGCCTGCAAGAAAAGCGGCGTCACCAAGGGAAAGTACGGCGGCGTGGTCCATGACGGGCCTGAGTACGAGACGGGCGTCATGCTCGGCTCCAACCTGATGATCTCCGACATGCCGGGACTTCTCAAAGCCATCACCGTCATCGACGACCTCGGGTTGGACCAGATCTCCACCGGAAACGTGATCGGCTTCCTGATGGAGGCCTACGAGAAGGGGATGATAGACCGCAAATTCCTGGACGGCATCGACCTCAAGTGGGGGAGCGTCGACGCGACGCTCGCCATGATCGAGAAGATCGCCGCCCGCGACGGCGTGGGGGAACTTGCCGGCAAAGGGGTGGCGGGTCTCGCGCGACACATCGGGCAGGGGAGCGAGAAGTTCGCGATCCACGTGAAGGGGCTCGAGCTCGCCGCGCACAACATCCAGGCGAACCAGCCGAGGGGGCTCTCCTACGCCACCGCCTCGCGGGGTGCCTGTCACATGAGCGGCGATAACATCGCCATGCAGAACAGGCGCGCCATGCTCGACTCCACCGGGATGTGCTTTTTCCCGACCTTCGAGCCCGCACTTGAGGAGCCCATGCTGGAGCTTTTGAGCGCGATCACCGGGCACGAGTACAACAAGAAGGAGTTCGAGAAGGCAGGAGAGCGCATCTTCAACCTGGAGAAGGTGTTCAACTACCGGGAGGGATTCCGCCGCGCCGACGACAGGCTCCCCGACCGTTTCTTCGAGGACGCCTTCACCATCGGCGCAAAGAAGGGAGCCGTACTCGACCGGAAGGAGTTCGAGGCGATGCTCACCCGTTACTACAAGGACCGGGGATGGGATCCCGAGAGCACGAAGCCGGGGACGGCGAAGCTCAAGGAACTGGGACTGGATTTTATTTGA
- a CDS encoding lipoate--protein ligase family protein, giving the protein MFEPRATWRLIDTGPLDGPGNMALDEALLNCFQQDPARPVLRLYGWSPAALSVGRFQDAAAALDLDLCRKEGVPVVRRMTGGGIIYHAAEVTYSIVCAPDHLGSAGVKDGFRKLCGFLLGTYERLGLDARFAVDLNPSEERLGERTAFCFAGKEEFDVVVNDRKIGGNAQRRLSGAILQHGSIPLESRVQEGLRYLKEPAPGAARSVSLAELGRRPEPEELKKLLVASFEERLGVELAAQGLTPEEAVVAKKLEEHKYRCRQWTLEGRC; this is encoded by the coding sequence ATGTTCGAACCTAGAGCTACATGGCGACTTATCGATACCGGCCCCCTGGACGGCCCGGGCAACATGGCCCTGGACGAGGCGCTTCTCAACTGTTTCCAGCAGGACCCGGCGCGTCCGGTACTGCGCCTTTACGGCTGGAGCCCCGCCGCACTTTCCGTCGGGCGCTTCCAGGACGCGGCCGCGGCGCTCGACCTCGATCTCTGCCGGAAAGAAGGCGTCCCCGTGGTGCGCCGCATGACCGGCGGCGGCATCATCTACCACGCCGCCGAGGTCACTTACAGCATCGTATGCGCCCCCGACCACCTGGGGAGCGCCGGGGTGAAGGACGGATTCCGAAAACTCTGCGGATTCCTGCTCGGCACCTATGAACGGCTCGGGCTCGATGCCCGCTTCGCCGTCGACCTGAACCCCTCCGAGGAACGCCTCGGCGAGCGGACCGCCTTCTGCTTCGCCGGGAAAGAGGAGTTCGACGTGGTGGTGAATGACCGCAAGATCGGCGGCAACGCCCAGCGCAGGCTCTCGGGCGCCATCCTGCAACACGGCTCCATTCCGCTGGAAAGCCGGGTGCAGGAGGGACTGCGCTACCTGAAGGAGCCGGCCCCGGGGGCCGCACGTTCGGTGAGCCTCGCGGAGCTTGGGCGAAGGCCGGAACCGGAGGAACTGAAAAAACTCCTCGTGGCATCGTTTGAGGAGCGCCTGGGCGTTGAGCTCGCGGCGCAAGGGCTCACCCCTGAAGAGGCGGTTGTGGCGAAGAAGCTTGAAGAGCACAAGTACCGTTGCCGGCAGTGGACCCTAGAGGGACGCTGCTGA
- a CDS encoding MBL fold metallo-hydrolase, whose product MAAASINDSSASGQKSPNHSPQQNAAVMSTGSFIESARVMWNFFFNKPAGTVPTGEIPVRKMSREQLLAAPDNTVFRLGHSTVLLKLQNAFWLTDPVFSDRASPIPFAGPLRFHKPPISIEELPPIKGVIISHDHYDHLDRRSIVALAEKTEYFMTPPGVGDIITEWGVPSVKIRQLDWWQSIKIGGVLFAATPSQHFSGRGLFGRNKTQWGSWVMLAPGFRVFFSGDSGYFSGFKRIGDEYGPFDLTMLEAGAYNEHWAGVHMMPEETVQAHIDLKGKVLLPIHNGTFDLSMHRWQEPFERILHLAQARSVRVSMPLMGEPVYARESDGTRQWWTGVDPAGGTGHVLVKGHDPVPEQQ is encoded by the coding sequence ATGGCGGCAGCATCTATCAACGACAGCAGCGCATCCGGGCAGAAAAGCCCGAACCACTCTCCGCAACAGAACGCGGCGGTGATGTCGACGGGGAGCTTCATTGAAAGCGCCCGGGTGATGTGGAACTTCTTCTTCAACAAGCCCGCCGGCACCGTTCCCACCGGGGAAATTCCGGTCCGTAAGATGTCCCGTGAGCAGTTGCTCGCGGCACCCGACAACACGGTCTTCCGTCTCGGTCACTCGACCGTTCTTTTGAAGCTTCAGAACGCGTTCTGGCTCACCGATCCGGTATTTTCCGACCGCGCATCGCCGATTCCCTTCGCCGGGCCGCTCAGGTTTCACAAGCCGCCGATCAGCATCGAAGAGCTCCCCCCGATAAAAGGTGTGATCATCTCCCACGATCACTACGACCACCTGGACCGGCGCTCCATCGTTGCACTGGCCGAGAAAACGGAATACTTCATGACGCCGCCCGGAGTGGGCGACATCATAACCGAGTGGGGCGTCCCCTCCGTCAAGATCAGGCAGCTGGACTGGTGGCAGTCGATCAAGATCGGCGGCGTCCTTTTCGCCGCAACACCTTCGCAGCACTTCTCCGGCCGCGGCCTCTTCGGCAGAAACAAAACCCAGTGGGGTTCCTGGGTGATGCTCGCCCCCGGCTTCCGGGTCTTTTTCAGCGGGGATTCCGGCTACTTCTCAGGATTCAAAAGGATCGGCGACGAATACGGCCCCTTCGACCTGACCATGCTGGAGGCGGGCGCCTACAACGAGCACTGGGCCGGCGTCCACATGATGCCTGAGGAGACGGTACAGGCGCACATCGATCTGAAGGGGAAGGTCCTGCTCCCGATCCACAACGGCACCTTCGACCTATCCATGCACCGTTGGCAGGAACCGTTCGAGCGCATCCTTCATCTGGCACAGGCGCGCAGCGTTCGCGTCTCGATGCCGTTGATGGGAGAGCCTGTTTATGCACGGGAGTCGGACGGCACGAGGCAGTGGTGGACCGGCGTCGATCCGGCCGGTGGGACCGGCCACGTTCTAGTGAAAGGCCATGACCCGGTTCCCGAGCAGCAATGA
- a CDS encoding response regulator, giving the protein MRALIIEGSEAKRVLLEKMLAPHCAVESARDAEEGLRKFIVSYQSADPFAIVCTAVALSGMGGTDLVKKIRRLEKYWPEEKISPRTVFCVFHDRVGEDRVALEFLGDQFIFHNATPFDKVGLLSAIGFSRGVWSSFRTLSARAAASAAGQNAVRWWQ; this is encoded by the coding sequence ATGCGTGCATTGATTATCGAGGGGAGCGAGGCGAAACGGGTCTTGTTGGAGAAGATGCTGGCGCCTCATTGCGCAGTGGAATCTGCGAGGGACGCAGAGGAGGGATTGCGGAAGTTTATCGTGAGCTACCAGAGCGCCGATCCGTTTGCCATAGTCTGTACCGCCGTTGCACTTTCCGGAATGGGCGGGACTGACCTGGTAAAAAAGATCCGCCGCTTAGAAAAATACTGGCCCGAAGAGAAAATCTCGCCGCGCACCGTCTTTTGTGTCTTTCACGACCGTGTCGGGGAGGATCGGGTCGCCCTCGAGTTCCTGGGCGACCAGTTCATCTTCCACAACGCGACGCCGTTCGATAAGGTGGGACTCCTTTCCGCCATAGGATTCAGCCGTGGGGTCTGGTCCAGTTTTCGTACCCTTTCGGCGCGGGCCGCCGCCTCGGCAGCCGGGCAAAATGCAGTGCGGTGGTGGCAGTAA
- a CDS encoding TlpA family protein disulfide reductase, producing MLFKKFAMKAVPLALAGLLLSSQPAAAILQKGDPAPPIKLTTTIGQQITLNNYKGYVLVMDFFATWCIPCKEAIPHLNSLRAKYGKQGLQVLGVSVDEGSDRDVKNFIAERKVSYPVAIAGEDLQTEYGLRSIPTLFVINKKGIVVERFQGFSDQTARGLEETVKRLLAE from the coding sequence ATGTTGTTCAAGAAGTTCGCGATGAAAGCCGTCCCCCTGGCACTCGCAGGGCTTTTGCTCTCCAGCCAGCCTGCAGCAGCCATCTTGCAGAAAGGGGATCCCGCCCCCCCGATCAAGCTGACCACCACCATAGGACAGCAGATCACGCTCAACAACTACAAGGGCTACGTCCTGGTAATGGATTTCTTCGCTACCTGGTGCATCCCCTGCAAGGAAGCGATCCCGCACCTGAACTCGCTGCGTGCCAAATACGGCAAGCAGGGGCTACAGGTACTCGGTGTAAGCGTCGATGAGGGGAGCGATCGTGACGTCAAGAACTTCATCGCGGAGAGAAAGGTCAGTTACCCGGTTGCCATTGCCGGTGAGGACCTGCAGACCGAATACGGGCTGCGCTCCATCCCCACCCTGTTCGTGATCAACAAAAAGGGCATCGTGGTGGAAAGGTTCCAGGGTTTCTCGGACCAGACCGCAAGGGGACTGGAAGAGACCGTAAAAAGGCTTCTCGCCGAATAG
- a CDS encoding flavodoxin, producing MSKNSSKENIGSWKALTVYFSHSGNTRECARQINERVGGDLLELIPARPYPQDYDTVVTQAKREMQSRHRPELKATAADPADYDIIFVGSPNWWNTVAPPVMTFLAGHDLTDKAIFPFITHEGTGLGRSAKEIAELCPGATVLDGIAIRGGEVKRAGQKLSEWLQKLGITEAA from the coding sequence ATGAGCAAGAACAGCAGCAAGGAAAACATAGGAAGCTGGAAGGCACTGACCGTCTATTTCTCTCATTCCGGCAATACGCGGGAATGCGCCAGACAGATCAACGAAAGGGTTGGGGGCGACCTGCTGGAACTGATCCCGGCCCGCCCCTATCCGCAAGATTACGACACAGTCGTCACCCAGGCTAAGCGGGAAATGCAGTCGCGTCACCGGCCCGAACTGAAGGCAACGGCAGCGGACCCGGCCGATTACGACATCATCTTCGTGGGCTCTCCGAACTGGTGGAATACGGTGGCGCCGCCGGTGATGACCTTTCTCGCAGGACACGACCTGACGGACAAGGCCATCTTCCCGTTCATCACCCATGAAGGGACTGGTCTCGGGCGAAGCGCAAAGGAGATCGCGGAGCTCTGCCCGGGCGCGACGGTGCTCGACGGCATCGCCATTCGCGGGGGAGAGGTCAAAAGAGCCGGACAGAAACTGTCGGAGTGGCTGCAGAAGCTAGGCATAACAGAGGCGGCTTGA
- the trxA gene encoding thioredoxin, with product MASENVQTFTDDNFEKEVLQSDIPVLVDFWATWCAPCKAIAPLIDTVASEYEGRVKVGKVNVDDNPATPGKYGVRGIPTVILIKDGKVVDQVVGAIPKAQLDALIKKAL from the coding sequence ATGGCCAGCGAAAACGTACAAACCTTTACCGATGACAATTTTGAGAAAGAAGTACTGCAGTCCGACATCCCGGTACTGGTAGACTTCTGGGCCACCTGGTGCGCCCCCTGCAAAGCCATCGCGCCCCTCATCGATACGGTAGCGTCCGAATACGAAGGACGCGTCAAAGTAGGCAAGGTCAACGTGGACGACAACCCGGCGACACCCGGCAAATACGGCGTGCGCGGCATCCCCACCGTGATCCTCATCAAAGACGGCAAGGTAGTAGACCAGGTTGTCGGCGCTATTCCCAAGGCACAGCTCGACGCCCTGATCAAGAAAGCTCTCTAA
- a CDS encoding AraC family transcriptional regulator, protein MDTAIENLKLNIARWTEAGELFDTAIPGLSLFKREEVTEPVSGMYEPSVCLVVQGAKRVKLGEETLVYDARHFLITSVHLPTVVQVIEASPEKPYLGLRLMLDLREVSQLMLDSNLPQPRAQQSSRGMAVGEVTHPLVSAFERLVDLLEDQNDIPILAPMIQREIIYRLLVGDQGARLRQMASAGSQSRQIARAIDWLKGNFTTPLRIDDLATRVNMSTSTFHHHFRTLTAMSPLQYQKMLRLNEARRLMLAERVDATTAAFTVGYESASQFSREYGRLFGAPPLRDINHLRRMATGDIPISVSA, encoded by the coding sequence ATGGACACAGCGATCGAGAATTTGAAACTTAATATTGCACGATGGACCGAAGCAGGGGAGCTTTTTGATACTGCGATCCCTGGACTGTCCCTCTTCAAGCGGGAGGAAGTGACCGAGCCGGTGAGCGGCATGTACGAGCCGAGTGTCTGTCTCGTCGTGCAGGGGGCCAAGCGTGTGAAGCTTGGAGAAGAAACCCTCGTTTATGACGCCAGGCATTTCCTGATCACCTCGGTGCATCTCCCCACGGTGGTCCAGGTCATCGAGGCGAGCCCCGAAAAGCCGTATCTCGGGTTGCGGCTGATGCTCGATCTGCGCGAGGTCTCGCAGCTGATGCTCGACAGCAACCTTCCGCAACCGCGCGCGCAGCAGTCGAGTCGCGGCATGGCGGTCGGCGAAGTGACTCATCCTCTCGTCAGCGCCTTTGAACGGCTGGTCGACCTTTTGGAGGATCAAAACGACATCCCCATACTCGCACCGATGATCCAGCGGGAAATCATTTACCGCCTCTTGGTGGGAGACCAGGGGGCACGTCTGCGTCAGATGGCTTCGGCAGGGAGCCAGAGCCGGCAGATCGCGCGGGCCATCGACTGGCTGAAAGGGAACTTCACCACCCCGCTGCGTATCGACGACCTGGCGACACGGGTCAACATGAGCACGTCGACCTTCCACCACCATTTCCGGACCCTGACGGCGATGAGCCCGTTGCAGTACCAGAAGATGCTGCGCCTCAACGAAGCCCGGCGCCTGATGCTTGCCGAGCGTGTCGACGCCACCACTGCCGCATTCACCGTCGGTTACGAGAGCGCCTCCCAGTTCAGCCGGGAGTATGGTCGGCTGTTCGGAGCGCCCCCTTTGCGTGACATTAACCATCTGCGCCGAATGGCTACCGGTGACATTCCAATCTCGGTTTCAGCCTAA
- a CDS encoding aldo/keto reductase, translated as MQKRKLGKSGLEVSALGLGCMGMSFSYGPPKDKQEMITLLRTAVERGIDFFDTAEVYGPFINEELVGEALAPLRDKVVIATKFGFDIAPGKDPRGMKGATPALNSRPEHIREVAEASLKRLRIDTIDLFYQHRVDPDVPIEEVAGAVKELIQEGKVKYFGLSEAGVQTIRRAHAVQPVAALQNEYSLWWRRPEEEILPTLEELGIGLVAYSPLGKGFLTGKIDASTTFDSTDFRTTLPRFTPEARQANQALVDLLGTIAAKKQATPAQIALAWLLAQKPWIVPIPGTTKLERLEENIGATQISLSADDLSEINGAAAKIHVEGGRYPEMLEKLTNR; from the coding sequence ATGCAAAAGAGAAAATTGGGTAAAAGCGGCCTCGAGGTTTCGGCGCTCGGCCTCGGGTGCATGGGAATGAGCTTCTCGTACGGCCCCCCGAAGGACAAACAGGAGATGATCACCCTGCTGCGGACAGCAGTGGAGCGCGGCATAGACTTCTTCGACACGGCCGAGGTGTACGGCCCCTTCATCAACGAGGAGCTGGTGGGCGAGGCGCTAGCCCCGCTGCGCGACAAGGTGGTGATCGCCACCAAGTTCGGCTTCGACATAGCACCGGGTAAGGACCCGAGGGGGATGAAGGGGGCGACGCCCGCGCTGAACAGCCGTCCCGAACACATCAGGGAGGTTGCTGAGGCCTCGCTGAAGCGGCTCAGGATCGATACCATCGACCTCTTCTACCAGCACCGCGTCGACCCGGATGTCCCCATCGAAGAGGTGGCGGGCGCGGTGAAGGAACTGATCCAGGAAGGTAAGGTTAAGTACTTCGGGCTCTCCGAGGCCGGGGTCCAGACCATCCGTCGCGCCCATGCGGTACAGCCGGTTGCGGCGCTGCAAAACGAGTACTCGCTCTGGTGGAGGCGCCCCGAGGAGGAGATCCTTCCCACCCTTGAAGAACTCGGCATCGGCCTTGTCGCCTACAGCCCGCTCGGCAAGGGGTTCCTCACCGGCAAAATCGATGCGAGCACCACCTTCGACAGCACCGACTTCCGCACCACCCTCCCCCGCTTCACGCCGGAAGCACGCCAGGCGAACCAGGCGCTGGTCGACCTGCTAGGCACCATCGCCGCGAAGAAGCAGGCCACCCCGGCGCAGATCGCCCTCGCCTGGCTGCTGGCACAGAAACCGTGGATCGTCCCAATCCCGGGTACCACGAAGCTCGAGCGCCTGGAGGAGAACATCGGCGCCACCCAAATCAGCCTGAGCGCCGACGATCTAAGTGAAATCAACGGTGCGGCGGCGAAGATCCACGTGGAAGGCGGCCGCTATCCCGAGATGCTGGAAAAGCTGACCAACCGCTAA
- the lipA gene encoding lipoyl synthase → MQEKRDRVEVVNQLRKPEWLQKKITPTAHAEMEGLLKELNLNTVCQQARCPNITECFRQRQATFLILGRACTRLCSFCSVSKETPLPAEQGEPAAVAEAVCRLKLSHVVITSPTRDDLPDGGARHYAETVAEIRKASPATKIELLIPDLRGDLEALKVVLASEPDILGHNLETVPRLYAIRSGADYQRSLKLLADAHRLRPDLKTKSGLMLGLGEEEDELVAVFEDLVAAGCSYLSLGQYLAPSRQHYPVQRFVEPERFEALKEKALIAGLTHVESAPYVRSSYLAERYLAATPSASR, encoded by the coding sequence ATGCAGGAAAAGAGGGATAGGGTGGAAGTGGTGAATCAGTTGCGAAAGCCTGAATGGCTGCAGAAAAAGATTACTCCTACGGCCCACGCGGAGATGGAAGGGCTTTTGAAGGAGCTCAACCTGAACACGGTCTGCCAGCAGGCGCGCTGCCCGAACATAACGGAGTGCTTCCGCCAGCGGCAGGCGACCTTCCTGATCCTAGGGCGCGCCTGCACGAGGCTTTGTTCCTTCTGCTCGGTCTCGAAGGAAACGCCGCTTCCCGCGGAACAGGGGGAGCCGGCCGCGGTGGCTGAGGCGGTCTGCCGCCTGAAACTCTCCCACGTCGTCATCACGAGCCCCACCCGCGACGATCTTCCGGACGGCGGCGCCCGCCATTACGCCGAGACCGTTGCGGAAATCCGCAAGGCCTCTCCCGCGACCAAAATAGAACTGTTGATCCCCGACCTGCGCGGCGATCTGGAGGCCCTCAAGGTGGTGCTGGCAAGCGAGCCGGACATCCTCGGGCACAACCTGGAGACCGTTCCCCGGCTTTACGCGATCCGTTCCGGCGCCGATTATCAGAGGTCCCTGAAACTGCTGGCCGATGCGCACCGGCTGAGGCCGGATCTCAAGACGAAGTCGGGGCTCATGCTCGGGCTTGGCGAGGAGGAAGACGAACTCGTAGCCGTCTTCGAGGATCTGGTTGCCGCGGGTTGCAGCTATTTGAGCCTTGGTCAGTATCTCGCCCCCAGTCGGCAGCATTACCCGGTGCAGCGTTTCGTCGAGCCGGAACGCTTCGAGGCGCTGAAGGAAAAGGCGCTTATCGCCGGTCTCACCCATGTCGAAAGTGCCCCGTACGTGCGCAGTTCCTACCTTGCCGAGCGTTATCTCGCCGCCACTCCATCAGCTTCCCGCTGA
- a CDS encoding 4Fe-4S dicluster domain-containing protein: MNSEKNETGRHGNGTNLTRRDFIKGVGIGGGALVLFGQFGVHSAAWALSGEPALKMVVVDYGKCTGCRTCETACASRNRPASVKGKELPGLGNPIYANIRVHSFNPDVDVAGVCAMCADTPCAKACPVEPDSRGRRAFYRDDVTHTMRNDEKRCISCQSCAKACASQRTGVIHPNPATGRPEGMCTLCGGDPQCVKRCPFGALSYVEVRRDRKFYGLGPEKIAAELARNWYGTTSFGGAK, translated from the coding sequence ATGAACAGTGAGAAGAACGAAACCGGCCGGCACGGCAACGGAACGAACCTCACCCGGCGTGACTTCATCAAGGGAGTCGGCATAGGTGGCGGTGCGCTGGTACTCTTCGGGCAGTTCGGGGTGCACTCGGCCGCGTGGGCCCTTTCCGGCGAACCGGCCCTCAAGATGGTCGTGGTGGATTACGGCAAGTGCACGGGGTGCCGGACCTGTGAGACGGCCTGCGCCTCACGAAACCGTCCGGCATCGGTCAAGGGGAAGGAACTCCCGGGACTGGGCAATCCTATCTACGCGAACATCCGGGTGCACAGCTTCAACCCTGATGTGGACGTGGCCGGCGTCTGCGCCATGTGCGCCGACACTCCGTGTGCCAAGGCGTGCCCGGTCGAGCCGGACTCGCGCGGCCGCCGCGCCTTTTACCGCGACGACGTGACGCACACCATGCGTAACGATGAAAAGCGCTGCATCAGTTGCCAAAGCTGCGCCAAGGCCTGTGCATCGCAACGCACCGGCGTCATTCATCCCAACCCGGCGACGGGACGCCCGGAAGGGATGTGCACGCTGTGCGGCGGCGACCCGCAGTGCGTGAAGCGCTGTCCCTTCGGCGCTCTCTCCTACGTCGAAGTAAGGCGTGACAGGAAGTTCTACGGCCTCGGGCCGGAAAAAATTGCAGCGGAGCTGGCCAGGAACTGGTACGGCACGACCAGCTTCGGAGGTGCCAAATGA